CATAACAGATGAAAATCCATAATCCACGCATGATTTACAAAGTTCAAACGTATCCCCATGGTCTAAATGAAGGCATATTGGAATATTGCTTTTAAGTTCTTTTCTTACCATTTCAACTGCCCCTTGAGCCATATATCGCAGAAGGGTTTGATTGGCATATTTTCTGGCGCCGCTTGAAACTTGAATGATAACAGGTGATTGGCTTTCCGCACATCCCATTACAATAGCTTGCAGCTGCTCCATATTATTGAAATTGTAAGCTGGAACAGCATATTTGCCCTCCATCGCTTTTTTAAACATTTCCTTCGTATTAACTAACCCTAACTCTTCATACAGTTTACTCATTTTTTATTCTCCTTTCTTTTTTTATACCAATCTTCTGCAGATAAATCAGCCGTTTTTTCTAAAAATTTTTTAATCCAAATAGCAAAAAAAGCACCTAAAGTTATTGCTACAGGTAAAATATACTTTATAAAAAAATCCAGCAAAGAATTCATCATAATAAGTGAGCCCCTTTTGACCTTATATAAAGATAAATTAAAATCAAACCGGTAATAACACCTGCTGTAACTGGCAAGATCCATTGATATACAATATCCATTTGCTATCAGCTCCTTTTTACTACCTCTTTGGGAGAGATAGAAAGTTAATAAAAACTATTATTAAAATAATTGCAAGGATAATGAAAAAAAATAAGCCAAAACATTGGATTGTTTGTCATAAATTCTTCATCCTCAACAAATTTGATTATTCCTTGAATTTAACTAATTTCTCAAAATCTTCTACTTTTAGAGCTGCTCCGCCAATTAGTCCGCCATCAATATCTTCTTTTTTCATAAGCTCTTTTATATTTGATGGATTTACACTCCCTCCGTACAATATCCTGATTTTTTTTGAGATAGTAGAAGGAAGATGTTTTCTTATAAAAGCGTGAACCTCTTGGGCTTGTTCTGGGGTTGCTGTCTTGCCCGTTCCTATTGCCCAAACAGGTTCATAAGCAATTATGATTTTTTCAAGATCGCTTTCACTTATATCTTTTAAGGCTCCTTTTATTTGAGTTTTTATCACATCAAATGTTTTGTCGGATTCTCTTTCTTCCAAAGTTTCTCCGATACAAACAATTGGCACAAGCCCGTGGGATAAGGCGGTCATCAGTTTTTTGTTGACTGTTTCATCTGTTTCTCCAAAATATTGCCTTCTTTCAGAGTGGCCGATTATAACATAACTTGCTCCGGCTCCTCTAATCATAGGAGCAGAAACTTCGCCGGTAAAAGCGCCGGAATCTTTCCAGTACATATCTTGGGCTCCGACTCCAATTGTGGAATCAGTTAAAGTTTGTGAAACAGCATCAATGGCAACAAAGGCGGGGCAAACTACAATTTCGACATCGCTAACATTCCCAACTGAGGCTTTTATTTTTGAGGCAAGATCGATGGCTTCGACAATGGTTTTGTTTAGTTTCCAGTTTCCGGCAATAATTGGTCTTCTCATCTGAAAAATTCCTTTCTTGAAAATTTTATATAAGAACAAAATTTATTATAACAAAAGGGGTAATTGATTACAACTTTTTCAATCCCGATTATGACAATCGGGTTGATTTCTAAGTTCACCGTGAATAATCGGGGTTAAGGATATTTTAATGATGTTTTAGCGGTAAAATATTGTTTTTTTAAAGAGATTCCCAACACGAAGATTTATTTTAATCAGGAAGGAAGAATGTATCTTGTGGATCTGCCTAGCCCTTCTGTTCTTAATATTCTTTTGTCGACTAATATTGTAAGTTCAATGTGGGCTGTTTTATGTGAAACACCGAAAGCTTCCCTATATTCACGATTGGTAATATTTCCATGTTCCTGAATATGCTGAAGAGCTCTTAATTGCCTTTTGTTTAGTCCATGACCGCTCCATGGGTTTGTTATAAGCTTTTCTTCTTCTTCTTTTGCGGGACGTGATTCTGATACATCACGGATATAACAAATATCATCTGTTTTATAAGGTTTTTCATCACCCTCAAAAATGTTAATTACCGCTATTTTTTTTGGGTTTCTATCAATAATTTCGATTTCAAAGGAAATCGGGGGAGTGCAATGATTGGCAATAATTTCTTTTATCCTGTTTTTAAATTCAAGAGGATCAATGTCAAGGCCTATCAGATGTTTATTTTTATCATCAATGCCGAGGACTATTTTACCGCCGTCGGAATTGGCAAAAGCAACGACATCTCTTGCTAAGTCTTCGGTTGATGGGATCTGTTTTTCAAATTCAACAGACTGACCTTCGCCTTGTTCAAGGAGGGTGATGATTTCTTGCCAGTTCATACTGGAGCAATGATATCACAACCGAATTTAGCTTTCAATTTTCAAGAGAGTTTTAAAGTAATATGCTTGACCCCGCAGCATTCTTTTATCAGTTATCTTGGATTTAACTGGAATTATCCTTATATTATGATTATAATTCTATTGTTTTTAGCGTATGAAAATTATTAAAGCGCTTTTAGATTTAATATTTCCACCCAAGTGCGAAGTGTGTAATTCTTTGGGGCATGATCTTTTTTGCCAGAGATGCTTGGCACAGATTTCCTATTTAAAACCATCAACTTTTGTTCATTCTATTGGTTTGTATGAAGGCTCTTTGAAAAAAGCCATAAGAAAAATTAAATACAATAAAAGAACGCGATTGGTAAAACCGTTAGGGGAAATTATGGCAAGATATATATTGGCTAATATCGGCTCAAAAGCTTTAGACTTTTTAGTTCCTGTTCCTTTGCATTATAATAGGTTGCACGAGAGAGGTTTTAATCAATCAGAATTGTTGTCTCATCAGATAAGCAATATGATAGGAGTTCCTACTGTAATAGGTTTATTACATAGAATTAAAGATACAAAACCACAGTTTGATCTTCCTAAAAAAGATAGATTTAAGAATGTAAAAGGAGCTTTTATTATTAACGCGCCTCAATTTGTCATAAATAAGAAAATAGCTTTAATAGATGATATTTATACAACAGGATCGACTATTTCCGAGTGCACAAAAGTATTAAGAGATGCAGGGACGGAAGAAATTCATGTTTTTACCCTTTCAAGGGCTATTTAATTGTGTTAAAATAAAAAATATAATATAACTAAGGGGGATTTTTATGCAAATGAATATACAGGGGCATGGGATAGAGCTTACTTCTCCTCTCAGTCAATATGCCACTAAAAAACTCGAAAAGCTTCAGGAATTCTATAAAAATATTATTAAGATGATGGTTGTTTTGGATGTTAGAAAAAATAAGGATATAAAAAATTCCCATGTGGCAGATGTCTCAATTTGGGTCTCCGGGAAAAAAGTTGTACATGCTTCGGAAGTTGGAGAAGATATGTATGCTGCAATTGATTTGGTCTACGAAGAATTAAAACGCCAATTAGTTCGGCATAAAGAAAAACATATGAAAGAGACCCGCAGGGTTGCAGAAAAACTTAAAGAACGGCAGAGAAACACAACAATAATGTGAGTATTTTAAGCTGGATATTAAATTTAATAGGTGATTCGGATGAGAAAAAACTGAAAAACCTTCAATTGTTAATTGATCAGATAAACCTTCTTGAAGATTCTATAAAAAAGCTTTCAAATGAACAACTCCGCTTAAAAACAGATGAATTTAAAAAACGTCTGTCAAATGGTGAAACTTTAGATGATTTGCTTCCAGAGGCTTTTGCATGTGTTCGTGAAGCTGCTGTAAGGACTATAGGATTGAGGCATTTTGATTCTCAGCTTCTTGGGGGGATTGTTCTTCATCAGGGGAAAATTTCCGAGATGAAGACAGGAGAAGGAAAAACTCTTGTTGCCACTCTTCCTGCTTATCTTAATACTTTAACCGGAAAGGGGGTTCATCTTGTTACGGTAAATGATTATTTAGCAAAAAGAGACTCTGAGTGGATGGGCCCTGTTTATAGAGCTTTAGGTTTGACGGTTGGTTGTATTCAACATGATATGCATCCCCATGAAAGAAAGGTTGTTTATAGTTCTGATATAACCTATGGAACAAATAATGAATTTGGCTTTGATTATCTTAGAGACAACATGTCTTTATCAATAGAAGAGTGTGTGCAAAGAGACTTAAATTATGCAATAGTTGATGAGGTTGATTCTATCTTGATAGATGAGGCAAGAACCCCTTTAATTATCTCCGGCATGGTTCAAGATAAGGTTGAAACTTATCATAAAGGGGATAGCGTTGCAAAAAATCTTAAAAAAGAGATAGATTTTACACTTGATGAGAAGACAAAGAATGCAATTTTGACGGAAGAGGGGATAAAAAAGGTTGAAAAGATCCTTGGAATAGACTATTTATTTGATATTCAAAACATGGATGTAGCCCATCAGATAATTCAGTCTTTAAAAGCAACTTATATATTTAATAAAGATATTGATTATGTGGTAAAGGATGGGGAGATAATAATAGTTGATGAGTTTACCGGGCGACTTATGACGGGGAGAAGATATAGCGATGGATTACATCAAGCAATAGAGGCTAAAGAGAAGGTTAAGATTAGAGAAGAATCTCAAACGCTTGCTACAATAACTTTTCAAAATTATTTTCGGCTTTATGAAAAAATTTCAGGGATGACGGGGACGGCAAAGACAGAAGAGGCAGAATTTTGGAAGATCTATGGGTTAGAGGTTTTGGTTATTCCTACTAATAAGCCGATGATAAGAAAAGATCTATCTGATGTGATCTACAGAACAAAAAAAGAAAAATTCAATGCGGTTGTTTCTGAAATCATTGAAAAACATAAAATAGGTCAACCGTTGCTGGTAGGTTCTGTCTCTATTGAAAATTCCGAATTGTTGTCAAACATGCTTTTCAGGAAAGGGATTCCCCACAATGTTTTGAATGCAAAACAGCACGAAAAAGAGGCGGAAATTATTTCTCGCGCCGGACAGCGTGGAGCGGTTACTATTTCAACGAACATGGCAGGGAGGGGGACTGATATTGTTTTAGGTGAAGGAGTTGTTGCTTTGGGGGGGCTTTACGTTATTGGGACAGAGAGGCATGAAAGCAGGCGAATTGATAATCAGTTGAGAGGTCGGGCTGGGAGGCAGGGGGATCCTGGGTTTTCCAAATTCTACGTCTCTTTGGAAGATGATCTTATGAGACTTTTTGGATCAAACAGGATTTCAGGCATTATGGAAAGGCTGGGGTTGCCGGAAGGAACCCCTATTGAACATTCTTTGATTTCAAGAGCTTTGGAAAATGCCCAGAAAAAAGTAGAGGAGTATCATTTTGGGATTAGAAAACAGATTTTAGAGTTTGATAATGTTATGAATAAGCAACGGGAGACGATTTATAGTTTAAGAAGAAGGATTTTGCTGGGAGAAAATATAGAAGAAAAAATATTTGAGATGCAGGGAATGGTTATTGACGACAAAATTCACGCTTTTTTGTCAGAAGAGGATTTGCGGGATGAGGATATCGACAGTCTTATAAAATCAATCAGTGAAATTCTGCCTATCGAAGGAATCGCTCAAATAAAAAAAATCAGCAAGAAGGAAGAAATCCGCAATGTGTTGGTGCAAACACTTAGAGAGGCTTATGAGCAAAGAGTTCTGGAGATAGGGGCTAATGCTATGTCTGATCTTGTACGTATTGTTCTTTTACGGGTTGTTGATTCAAGCTGGATTGAACAGTTAGATAATATGGACAATTTGCGGAACGGGATAGGCCTTAGAGGTTATGGAGGGAGAGACCCTTTAGTTGAATATAAGATTGAAGGATATAAGATGTTTCAGGAGATGATGTCTTCTGTAAGAGAAGAGGCTGTAAGTTTAATTCTTAAAATTCAAGTTGTAAAAAGCGATGAGTCAATCATTCCAAAAAAGAAAAATATTTTATATAGTAATCCTGAAGACAATTTGCAGGAGAGTTTTGCTCCAAACAGATTGCAAAACAGTGCGACTCCGAAACCAGAGCCGATTAAAAACATGGAAAAAACTGGTCGTAATGATCCATGCCCGTGTGGAAGCGGCAAAAAACATAAAAAATGTTGCGGGGCTTAAAGGTAGGTTTTTTTATTTTACATGCAATTTCTTGTTGAAAAAGACCGATATATAGGTAGATGGCATTTAAGAGATTAGTCGGTAAAATAAGAAGGAATAGATGGCTTAGAAAAAAGATTGTAACAGGAGTGAAATTTTTCACCTTTTCATTGATTTTGCTCTTTTTTGTATTAACAACTTCTATTAATCAAAACGGTGAACATAAAGTCATATATAGCGGAATTGTTTTTAGCACTGCTTACAATTCATTGCCAAATCAAACTGATTCTTCCCCCTGGACAACGGCTTTAGGCACTCGCTGCAGGGAAGGGGTTATTGCTTCGAATTTTTTGCCTTTTGGAACAAAAGTAAAACTAGAAGGGTTTGGAGATCGTATTTTTATAGTTGAAGATAGAATGAATAAAAGATTTTATAAGCGTATAGATATTTGGTTTAGAAACCATAATGAAGCCATAAAATTTGGTGGTCGCAGACTCAAGTATTATGTGATTGAATCGGTTTAGCACCGATTATTCATACCTCGAGTAAATGTTTGACAATTTGTTGGTTATTGATTCTGCCGTGAACTCCGATTATCCTAATCGGGCTGAATAATCGGGGTTAATCCTAAATTTTTATTTCTTCAGGTTGTTTGTATTTTGTGTGTCTTAGTCCGACTCTTTCTTTTTGTATGTTGACATACCTCCTTAAAAATGTATAATATATACAAATTATATATATTAAGGAGGCTTGTCATGGAAAATAAAATGTTTTGTTATCAGTGTGAACAGGCAGCTGGAGGCAAGGGATGCTTAGTTAAGGGGGTTTGTGGAAAGAGTCCCGAAGTTTCTGCGCTTCAAGATCTTGTAGTCTACGGACTAAAAGGTCTTGCCTCATATTTTTCCCCATTAAAAAAGGCTGGGATTATTAATAGAAAAGCGGATCGTTTCGTCTTAAAGGCATTGTTTTCGACGGTTACAAATGTAAATTTTGATCTTAAAAGTTTAAGGAGTATTCTTGTTGAACTTAATGATTTTATGAGTGAGTTAAAGGCAGCTTACAAAGATGCTGTTGGAAATAAAAGCATAGAAAATATTGAGTTAAAAGGGGCTGCAAATTTTGAGTTTAAGGATGATGCTGATTATCTTATAAATTATGGCCGATCTGTATCTAAAATAAACAAAATTAATGTGGTAAATGATGATATTATTTCTTTGCAAGAGCTTTTAACTTATGGATTAAAAGGTGCGGCTGCTTATGCTTATCATGCGTATATTTTAGGAAAAGAAGCTGAAGATATTTATATTTTTTTTCAAGATGCACTTAACTTTTTAAACAAGACAAACCCTTCAATTGAAGATCTTTTGTCTTACAATCTTAAATGCGGAGAAATTAATTTAAAAGTTATGGAGCTTTTAGATAGGGCAAATACAGAAGCCTATGGACATCCCGAGCCTACCAAGGTTAGGGTAACGCCGATTTCCGGAAAAGCCATAGTTGTCTCCGGCCATGACTTAAAAGATTTAGAAGAGCTATTAAAGCAGACAGAGGGGAGGGGGGTAAATGTTTATACCCATGGCGAGATGCTTCCTGCCCTTGCTTATCCCCGTCTTAAAAAATATAAACATTTGGTTGGTAATTATGGCGGCGCATGGCAGGATCAGAAAAAAGAGTTTAAAGATTTTCCCGGGGCAATACTTATGACAACAAATTGTATTCAAGAGCCTGCAGGTTATATTGATAGAATTTTTACATCAGGGCCTGTCGATTGGCCTTTTGCAGTTCATGTTGATAATAAAGATTTTACTCTTGTAATTAATGCTGCGCTTCGAGCTAAAGGATTTGATAATGATGCTGATCCTAAATATATAACGATAGGATTTGGGCATAATGCCGTTATGAATGTAGTAGATAGCATTGTACAGGCTGTAAAGGATGGAAAGATAAAGCGTTTCTTTTTGATTGGTGGTTGCGATGGCGCAAAGAGTAGTCGAAATTATTATACTGAATTTGCTCAGGCTGTTCCAAAAGATTCTGTTATTTTAACCTTGGCTTGCGGTAAATACAGGTTTAACAAACTGGAGTTTGGAGATATCGAAGGTATTCCAAGGCTTTTGGATGTTGGACAATGCAATGACGCATATTCCGCGATAAAAATAGCCCTTGCTTTGTCTGATGCCTTTGGCTTGTCGATTAACGATCTTCCCTTGTCTTTTGTTCTTTCATGGTATGAACAAAAGGCTGTTGTGATTCTTTTGACTCTACTTTATCTTGGCATTAAAAATATAAGATTGGGCCCGACACTTCCTGCTTTTATAACACCGAATGTTTTAGGAGTTTTGGTTGACAAGTTTAATGTTATGCCTATAACAAATGTTGAAAAGGATCTAAAAGCCATTTTAGCATAAATCACAAAAGATGTTTTGATGAAGCTTTTGTCTTAGTTAATCTTGACTAAATAGATCGACATAATCAAAGAAAGTTCTTGACAATGGTTTTTGTAGCTAGTATTATTGAAATATGAAATTTTCAATTAAGTTTCAATATGGGGCAGGGGCTTTGCTTGCACTTGCGCTTAATTATGAAAAAAAGCCTTTAAAAATAGAAAAGATATCTAAAGATCGAAAAATTCCCATACGGTATCTTGAGCAGCTTTTGCTTGTTTTAAAACGGTCTGGAGTAGTTGAAAGTGTAAGAGGGAAAAAAGGGGGGTATATACTTTTAAAAAAACCTATAGATATAACTATGCTTGATGTTGTGGATGTTTTTGAGGGGGCTATAGAATTTTGCGCATGCAATTACAAGGTTAGGAGGAATAATGTTGTGTGCAATGTTCTTGTGGAGGCAGAAGATTGCGTTAAAGAAAAATTATCTAGTATTACATTGGATGATATTTTAACAAGAGAAAGTAAGAAAAAAGAATTATATACTTATAATATATAATCTTCACCCAGGTAAGTATTTGTGAGTAATTGGTAGTTAGCGAAATACCGACAAGTCCTTCTCCCTGAGGGCGAAGGTAAGTGATTGGATGAGGGTTCAAAAAGGAGAAAAAGTATATGTCAAAGATAGCAAAGGATGTAACGAGGTTGGTTGGAAAAACGCCTATGGTGATGCTAAATCGTTTTGTGGAAGGGTTGCCAGCAAAAATTGTTGCAAAGCTTGAGAGTTTTAACCCTGCAAGTTCTGTGAAAGATAGGATTGGACTTGCTATGATTGAAGATGCTGAAAAAAATAGAAAGATAGATAAAGATACTGTTATTATCGAGCCTACTTCCGGAAATACAGGCATTGCTTTAGCTTGGGTTGCTGCTGCAAAAGGATATAGGTTGATTTTAACTATGCCTGAGACTATGAGTGTTGAGCGAAGAAGCCTCTTAAAATTCCTTGGCGCTGAGCTTGTATTGACTGATGGGACAAAGGGAATGAAAGGGGCTGTTGATAAGGCCTATGAATTGGCAGAAAAGCATAAAAATGTTTTTATTCCTCAGCAGTTTTCAAACCCTGTAAATCCGGAAATTCATTATAAAACAACTGCAAAGGAGATTTGGGAAGACACTAATGGCAAAGTAGATATTTTTGTGGCTGGAATTGGCACCGGAGGAACAATTACAGGGGTTGGAAAATTCCTAAAAAGAAAAAGGGGAACAATTAAAATTATTGCAGTTGAACCTAAAGATTCTCCTGTGTTAAGCGGAGGAGTTCCCGGACCGCATAAAATACAGGGAATTGGCGCTGGATTTGTTCCTGAAGTTTTAAACACTAAAATTTATGATGAAATTATTCAGGTCTCCAATGAAGATGCTTTTGAAAATGCAAGGAAATTGGCTAGAACAGACGGGATAATGGCTGGAATTTCTAGTGGGGCGGCGCTCTTTGCCGCTAAGATGATGGCCGAAAGGCCAGAAAATAAAAATAAATTAATAGTTGTGCTTCTCCCTGATACTGCTGAAAGATATATAAGTACACCGTTGTTTCAAAATTAAAGGAGGTAATTAAAATGAATACTAAAGTTTATAAAGATGAGACGATTTTACTGCATGGAGGACAAGAGCCTGATTCTGCTACAGGATCAAGGGCTGTTCCCATTTATCAGACAACTTCTTATGTTTTTAAAGATTCAGAACATGCTGCCAACCTTTTTGCTCTAAAAGAATTTGGAAATATTTATACAAGACTTATGAACCCTACGACAGATGTTTTGGAAAAAAGGATGGCGGCTTTAGATGGTGGGGTTGGTGCTCTTGCTGTGGCATCGGGCCAATCTGCGATTACTTTATCTATTTTAAATATTGCTAAAGAAGGAGATGAAATTGTTGCTGCGGATAATTTGTATGGAGGAACTTATACTCTTTTTACAAATACTTTTCGAAGATTTGGAATTACCGTTAAACTTGTTGATTCTTCTGATCCTGATAATTTTAAAAAGGCAATTACTTCGAAAACAAAAGCTTTGTATGCAGAAAGTGTAGGTAATCCAAAATTAAATGTTACAGATCTTTCCGCTGTTTCTAGCATTGCACATAGTGCTGGGATCCCTTTTATATTGGACAATACCGTTACTCCTTATTTATTAAAACCGATAGATCATGGGGTTGATATTGTTGTGTATTCCGCAACAAAGTTTATAGGAGGGCATGGGACATCCATTGGTGGAATTATTGTTGATTCCGGCAGGTTTGACTGGGAGAAAGACAATAAATTTCCTCTGATTACAGATCCTGATCCGAGCTATCATGGATTGAAATTTGTAGATGCGTTGCGTCCGATCGGAAATATTGCCTATATAATAAAAGCTAGAGTAACACTGCTGCGTGATATGGGGCCGGCGCTCTCTCCGTTTAATGCCTTTTTGTTCCTTCAGGGGCTTGAAACTCTTCATCTTAGGATTGTAAGACACTCGGAGAATGCTTTAAGTGTTGCCAGGTTTTTAGAGAAGCATCCAAAGGTTTCTTGGGTCAATTATCCTGGGCTTGAAACAAGCTCAGAAAAAGATAAAACTGTTAAGTATTTAAAAAAGGGAGCAGGAGCAATTATAGGGTTTGGAATAAAAGGAGGAATAGACGCAGGTAAAAAGTTTATTAACAGTGTTAAATTGCTTTCACATCTTGCGAATATTGGGGATGCTAAAACTCTTGTTATTCATCCTGCATCAACAACTCATCAACAGCTTTCAGAGCAAGAACAGATATCTGCGGGGGTGACGTCTGATTACATAAGATTGTCTATTGGAATTGAGAATATAGATGATATTATAGAAGATATTGACCAAGCTTTGAGTTGTGTTTAAGGAGTCGATTTTTATATTAAGTTTTGCGGAAATAAAATATTTTACTTTTGAAGAACTTAATCTTGAGGGTGGCAAGCTTTTGGGGCCCGTTACAATTGCTTATCAAACCTATGGTTGCATAAATGAAGACAAAAGTAATGCTATATTAATTTTTCATGCCCTTTCGGGAGATGCTCATGTTGCAGGGAAACATTCGTCAAAAGAGATAAAGCCTGGGTGGTGGGATGGTATGGTGGGGTCAGGAAAAGCTTTTGATACGGATAAATATTTTGTTATTTGTGCCAATGTTTTGGGTGGGTGTATGGGTTCTACGGGACCGTCTACCGTAAACCCAAAGAATAAAAAACCTTATGCGATGACATTTCCTTCTATTACCATAAAAGATATGGCTGCAGCTCAGATTTGGCTTTTAGACGATTTAGGGGTAAATGTTTTGCATGCTGTTGCCGGTGGTTCTATGGGGGGGATGATAGCTTTACAGTTTTCCGTAAGTTATCCTGATAGAGTAAAAAATGTGATAGCAATTGCCACATCCGCAAAAACATCTCCTCAGAATATCGCTTTTAATGAAGTTGGAAGACAGGCAATTGTACATGATCCTAATTGGCAGAAAGGAGATTATTACGGAAAATCTTTTCCTAATCATGGATTGGCAATCGCAAGGATGATAGGGCATATTACTTATTTAAGCGATAAATCTATGCGCAATAAATTTGGCAGAGGGATGAAGAAACAAGAAATAACGGAGGTTAAATTTTCCGACCCTCTTTTTGAAGTCGAAAGTTACTTAAGGCATAAAGGTTTGACCTTTACCGAGAGATTTGACGCCAACAGTTATCTTTATTTGACCCGAGCTATTGATCTTTTTAATTTGGAGGATGAAGGGGCAGGCAGCCTAAAAAGAGCTTTTTCAAAGGCTACGGCTAAATTTTTAATAATTTATTTTAAATCTGATTGGTTGTTTCCGGAGTACCAGTCGTTAGAAATTGTTGATGCCATAAAAGATAATTTTGGAGATGTATCTTATAGAACAATTGAGTCAAATTACGGACATGATGCTTTTCTTTTAGAAACTGATAAATTGACGGATGCGGTAAAAAGTTTTTTGTTTGGAGCTAAAAAGTGATTTACAAAGAGACGACAAAGCCTGATCATAAAATAATTTCCGATTTTATCTCTGATAATTCAAAAGTTTTGGATTTGGGGTGTGGCGATGGGTCATTGCTTGATTCTTTGATAGTAAATAAAAATGTAAAGGGCATAGGAATAGATAATTCCCCGGAAAACATTAACCAATGCCTTAAAAAAGGACTGTCTGTTTTGCATCTTGACTTAAACAAAGGGCTTGCGAGCTTTGATGATAATTTCTTTGATTTTGTTGTTTTAAATATGACATTGCAGGCAGTTTTTAATCCTGTTTCTTTAGTTTCGGACATGGTAAGAGCAGGCAAAAAAGCCATTGTAGGGTTCCCAAATTTTGGGCATTGGAACTTATTGCTTAATTTGCTTGCACATCAACGCATGCCCAAGACAAAGACGCTTCCTTATGAATGGCATGATACTCCAAATATTAGGCTTATGACCATAAAAGATTTTAAAATTCTTTGCAAGGAGAACAGCTTTAAAATTTTAAAAGAGATTTACTTAAATGAAAAGGGAAATAAAATTTATGGCC
This is a stretch of genomic DNA from candidate division WOR-1 bacterium RIFOXYB2_FULL_36_35. It encodes these proteins:
- a CDS encoding cysteine synthase A; the protein is MSKIAKDVTRLVGKTPMVMLNRFVEGLPAKIVAKLESFNPASSVKDRIGLAMIEDAEKNRKIDKDTVIIEPTSGNTGIALAWVAAAKGYRLILTMPETMSVERRSLLKFLGAELVLTDGTKGMKGAVDKAYELAEKHKNVFIPQQFSNPVNPEIHYKTTAKEIWEDTNGKVDIFVAGIGTGGTITGVGKFLKRKRGTIKIIAVEPKDSPVLSGGVPGPHKIQGIGAGFVPEVLNTKIYDEIIQVSNEDAFENARKLARTDGIMAGISSGAALFAAKMMAERPENKNKLIVVLLPDTAERYISTPLFQN
- a CDS encoding hydroxylamine reductase, yielding MFCYQCEQAAGGKGCLVKGVCGKSPEVSALQDLVVYGLKGLASYFSPLKKAGIINRKADRFVLKALFSTVTNVNFDLKSLRSILVELNDFMSELKAAYKDAVGNKSIENIELKGAANFEFKDDADYLINYGRSVSKINKINVVNDDIISLQELLTYGLKGAAAYAYHAYILGKEAEDIYIFFQDALNFLNKTNPSIEDLLSYNLKCGEINLKVMELLDRANTEAYGHPEPTKVRVTPISGKAIVVSGHDLKDLEELLKQTEGRGVNVYTHGEMLPALAYPRLKKYKHLVGNYGGAWQDQKKEFKDFPGAILMTTNCIQEPAGYIDRIFTSGPVDWPFAVHVDNKDFTLVINAALRAKGFDNDADPKYITIGFGHNAVMNVVDSIVQAVKDGKIKRFFLIGGCDGAKSSRNYYTEFAQAVPKDSVILTLACGKYRFNKLEFGDIEGIPRLLDVGQCNDAYSAIKIALALSDAFGLSINDLPLSFVLSWYEQKAVVILLTLLYLGIKNIRLGPTLPAFITPNVLGVLVDKFNVMPITNVEKDLKAILA
- a CDS encoding triose-phosphate isomerase, which produces MRRPIIAGNWKLNKTIVEAIDLASKIKASVGNVSDVEIVVCPAFVAIDAVSQTLTDSTIGVGAQDMYWKDSGAFTGEVSAPMIRGAGASYVIIGHSERRQYFGETDETVNKKLMTALSHGLVPIVCIGETLEERESDKTFDVIKTQIKGALKDISESDLEKIIIAYEPVWAIGTGKTATPEQAQEVHAFIRKHLPSTISKKIRILYGGSVNPSNIKELMKKEDIDGGLIGGAALKVEDFEKLVKFKE
- a CDS encoding ribosomal subunit interface protein — translated: MQMNIQGHGIELTSPLSQYATKKLEKLQEFYKNIIKMMVVLDVRKNKDIKNSHVADVSIWVSGKKVVHASEVGEDMYAAIDLVYEELKRQLVRHKEKHMKETRRVAEKLKERQRNTTIM
- the secA gene encoding preprotein translocase subunit SecA (functions in protein export; can interact with acidic membrane phospholipids and the SecYEG protein complex; binds to preproteins; binds to ATP and undergoes a conformational change to promote membrane insertion of SecA/bound preprotein; ATP hydrolysis appears to drive release of the preprotein from SecA and deinsertion of SecA from the membrane; additional proteins SecD/F/YajC aid SecA recycling; exists in an equilibrium between monomers and dimers; may possibly form higher order oligomers; proteins in this cluster correspond SecA1; SecA2 is not essential and seems to play a role in secretion of a subset of proteins) translates to MLSWILNLIGDSDEKKLKNLQLLIDQINLLEDSIKKLSNEQLRLKTDEFKKRLSNGETLDDLLPEAFACVREAAVRTIGLRHFDSQLLGGIVLHQGKISEMKTGEGKTLVATLPAYLNTLTGKGVHLVTVNDYLAKRDSEWMGPVYRALGLTVGCIQHDMHPHERKVVYSSDITYGTNNEFGFDYLRDNMSLSIEECVQRDLNYAIVDEVDSILIDEARTPLIISGMVQDKVETYHKGDSVAKNLKKEIDFTLDEKTKNAILTEEGIKKVEKILGIDYLFDIQNMDVAHQIIQSLKATYIFNKDIDYVVKDGEIIIVDEFTGRLMTGRRYSDGLHQAIEAKEKVKIREESQTLATITFQNYFRLYEKISGMTGTAKTEEAEFWKIYGLEVLVIPTNKPMIRKDLSDVIYRTKKEKFNAVVSEIIEKHKIGQPLLVGSVSIENSELLSNMLFRKGIPHNVLNAKQHEKEAEIISRAGQRGAVTISTNMAGRGTDIVLGEGVVALGGLYVIGTERHESRRIDNQLRGRAGRQGDPGFSKFYVSLEDDLMRLFGSNRISGIMERLGLPEGTPIEHSLISRALENAQKKVEEYHFGIRKQILEFDNVMNKQRETIYSLRRRILLGENIEEKIFEMQGMVIDDKIHAFLSEEDLRDEDIDSLIKSISEILPIEGIAQIKKISKKEEIRNVLVQTLREAYEQRVLEIGANAMSDLVRIVLLRVVDSSWIEQLDNMDNLRNGIGLRGYGGRDPLVEYKIEGYKMFQEMMSSVREEAVSLILKIQVVKSDESIIPKKKNILYSNPEDNLQESFAPNRLQNSATPKPEPIKNMEKTGRNDPCPCGSGKKHKKCCGA